The Cervus canadensis isolate Bull #8, Minnesota chromosome X, ASM1932006v1, whole genome shotgun sequence genome contains the following window.
ACTGAGTGATGTTTATGGAGACCTTCCTTCTTAGATAACAGGAGACTGGCGCAGCATTCTCACGGCTGCAGATAACAAGGAGAAGATTGAGGAAGGAGGCCTCCTGAGGGCATACGTCCGTCAGTTTGACTGTAGTGACCGCTGTTCCTCACTATCCATTAAATTTTATGCCAAGTAAGCACAATCtgcttaaactgaaaaaaatgagaCTTCTGACTTCTGACATGGGGTCCGGTCTCCAAAGTGCGGGGAACGGTGTGAGTCAAAGGTGTGACATTGGGTGTGTGAACTCTATCAGTGGAAGGGTGCCCTCAAGCTCTGGGGTACAGATAGTGACAAAGGAACATCctgtctgtttgtttttcaggTTTCAAGGGGAATGCACATTAATCAATGTAGTTGCACAGAAAAAAGGGGATGTTTATCACGTAGGATGTGAGTATGTAAGCGCTGCTGCTGTATGCGTCTTCCAAAGCATGTTAGATGTGCACCTATGTCTGACtgttgcgaccccattgactctagcccgccaggctcctatgtccatgggatgctACAGGCAAGACaactagaatgggttgtcatttcctactccaggtgatcttcctgacccagggatcgagcccaactctcctgcatctccagcaatGCCACCAGATTCTTTATTGccgagccacctgagaagtcccttATTTAACTCTCAATATCAAATTTTCTTTAactaaaaaaatcctttaaatatGAAAAGTTATTTTCTGCCATGTTGAAGAAGTAGACCCTGATTCATTTAAATCTCACAGATAAGTTGGAGAATAGTTAAAATGACAGCAAAATTTTCACACTAAGTTGTACCTAATTTGAAATCAAAAGGGACACTGGCTCAGACCTCAATCTCTATAGAttcaaacttaaaaagaaatctcaaatacCAATACTgtcatgtgaaaatgaaaagcacCTATTTGATTTCaagggaaaattataaaatagaaccTTCTAATCTTGGTCAGAGgcatgtttttatatttcatctGTGGACATTGGACACAAGACATGATTAGGAAACATTTCAGAGTATATATCTCTAACATCTGGCAACACCTTCATTTCTAACTCTCTGATGACCTCTGTTCCAGAAGGTAACCTTGGTTTATCTATTAGGCCTTACTTTCACATGATTTCCTCAAATTTAAAGAATATCTTTGTAATCATGACTGTATTTATCAATTTGGTCTAAAAACGCCTGAAACTTTGACAGTTAGCTCTTGTGAGCTCATATGAGATGACTGAGGTCCAACACCTACTCTAGTTGCAATCACCAACGCTGCTGTTGCTCACAGACTCTTCAGGCTAGAAGACTGGAAGTCTTTTCTGTCTTAAGATCAGGGCTCTGTGTAGAAAGCTTTCCAAGTTCACCAGCTGTTTCAACAGGTTCTAACCACAGACCACTAGAAATGCCAGGGAAATAGAGACCACCATCGGAATGAAGACTGATGATAGCTTGTGAAGAACGGGACATGTACAAATGAAGAGAAATTGCATTGagatctgaatttcttttttccgGTCACAGATATGGGTGCAAATTTTTTCGAACTGCTTCCTATATCAGACAGCGCATTAGCAATCTACGGTGAAAACTTTGATGGTGTGAAGACTACAAAAGTGACTCACCTTCTCGGTATGTTACTGAAGCTTATTCTGAGCAAATGAACATGTTCATATTATCGTTATCTCATTTAAGGAGAAGTACGTGGTCAACTTATATTTTATTAAGCACACTAGAGTAGACTTGAGATCATATGGGAGAATTCAGACTACATGTGCCACTATCCAGGGCTGCGGAAACATTGTCTActagaaaactgaagaaatacaTCCACTGGAGATTCTACcggatgacttttaaaaaattagatgcaCTTACCCAGAGGTTACAATGACATATTGAAGGATGCTCCATGGGTTTCTTGATAAATATCACATATTGGAATTGCCGGGTTTGGACACCAAAGTGAACCAAGGATGGAACTTTGAGTTCAGACACTCGTAGGTGCTGGCCATGACTGATTCCTCTTGAATacaaatgctttccttttctgccaCAATCATTAAATTAAATCCCTGAAACCTGAACCCAACCCTCTGTAAATCATCCCCGGGTCATCTAGAATCCTTCAGAAGCAGCATGTTCAGTCACGTACATCTTTCTGACAACCAGCCAGCCACAAGGTGCATTTAAAACAACCCTTTACCCATTCTGATATTATATCCTCATTGCGGGTGGGTGGGGCTTCTGTCTGGTCTCTAAGGATGACAGAATCTGAGTGTTCCTCCGAGTCACATGTGCAATGAGATCAGTGTGCTTGATGAAAACTCCAAAAAATGACTTCCCCGTTCATTgcaacattgttgttcagttatacATCCTTTCTGACTGACTGTGGCTCCATGGACTTCAGGACTCAaagctcctctgccctcctctatcttccagagtttactcaaactcatgtcgattgagtcagtgagggTCTCTACACATCTGAATAGATTAAGGTCCAGGAAAACCCCAGAGACGGAATTCTAGGATGCAGACAATGGGGACAGGAAGTTAGACTTGGGAGGATATCTGGGTCTCAGGACCCACCATGACTTTCTCCGATGTACCATTCCAGCTTGCATCTGACTTGGGGATGCTTAGGCTCACAGGTGAATGGTCTATCATTCACTCAGTAGTGGTAAGCATTGGAATGTGATAAAATGTTAACTATGTGGACTCTATCCCCTGAACATCTGAAGACCGGATGTGAACACTCAGGCACCTCTGTAGAAAATGTTCTGGTGAGCAGGCTTTAAGGAATGGAAGAGGGCAATGGTGTGGATGAGACTGACTGGACACTACACATAGGAGCTGGGTGAGACTCTATAAGCTCCCAAGGATTCTAACGCACACCTCTTCTGCCCTCTTTGTTATTAAACCCAGCCAAAGGAGATGGTGTCACTCAAGAAGAAATTCAGCAGTATGAGGAACTGAACAAAGAAAGGGGGATTCCAACTGAAAATTCCGAAGATCTCACTGAAACAGGTAAAGCCAAGAGGACAACAGGGATCCGAAATGAAACCACAGCATGAGGATACTTGATTCAAATTTCCTATTCACATAGTAATCTTTTACAAAGGCTGTCACAAAGTAATCCTTTGAAATAGAGGCATGTCAATGattatttctccactttttcattctctttcacagaTGACTGTCCTCAATAATATCTGACAGACTCTTCTGGGTGAGTAGAATAAAAACATATAGAACACTGCGTTGTCTTTGTAACGTAAGACTTTTTCTGGGGCATACTGCTTTAAGCATAGCATATATACACAAGGGACTATATTACTCAactatgtaaaagaatgaaataatgccatttgcagtaacatgggcagatctagagatgatcatgctaagggaagtaagaaagagaaagacaagtttgATATCACTTCcatgtgaaatgaaaaaatatggcacaaatggactatttagaaaatagaaacaggctcacagtCCAAAAATACTTGATGGTTCCTAAAGAAAACATGGGGAGTGGGCTATaccaggagtttgggattaagagatacacactCCTGGCttgtatatacatgcatgtctAACTGAGGTCTTCCTGCTAAGAGGTaacgaacccacctgccaatgcaggaaatcagggcttgatccctgggttgggaagatccccaggaggtggaaatgacaacccactccagtattcttgcctgggaaatcccatggacacaggagtctggcaggctaaagtTCATAGGAACACAAAAGTTGGGACAGGACTTGgcatctaaacaacaacatatacacAAACCTTCATGTTGCTATACActtgacactaacacaacattgaacatcaactacatttcaacaaaaattaattttaaaaagaaataggaaagcaaAGCTCCTCACATGGCCATGTGGTCATTGCTCGGGATTCCATATGTGTTAGGATTTAAATATCTAAACAATCACACTGGTCTAATTTTCACAGTGAGTTGCTTTGTGGACCAAAGAGGAGAATGTGTGAAGCCCTGAGCTGTGAAATACGATGATCCCTGGTGAATACCAATGCGAATGAATGATCTTACAGCCACAACACCTTCATGATGAAAAATAAGATTCATAGGACAAGTAGGAGGAACAGGTTACACAGTCATCTACTACACCAGGGAGCTCTGGAGATGCAACTCAGCAACTCGCAACATACCAGCTGATCCGCGACTGCTCACAAATACTTTCATTGGGTGGTAGTTCTATGCAACCCactatggacacacacacacaggggactTCTGCAAAATGGGTCTTGCAGGGAAACCTCTCCACTGCTTTCAACCGCAATTAcatctattttctgtttcattctctGACCAACATCATGTTCATCCTAACCAGCTCAACTacattttacacttttttttctctttacagaaTTGAacgaaaaagaatatgtgtagcATCACAGCACTACTGTGTTACCATCAGCCGAATGAAGATTAAAGATATTTTCCTTGAAATCATCATTTCTTCTCTCCCAGGAAGTCATGATCCTGGACACATGGCTTTCACTATGAACCTCCTCTGCCCTTGCTGATGTTACTGGATTCCTAAACTGATCAATAAATTGATTAATGCTCGTATGTGTAGTGAACAAACACGCTATATTTGCAAATACACTAAACATGTAAATTCAACTGTTCAGAAAATCTGGTGACAAAAAAGCAGGAGAACTCTGTTTAGGATGCAGGGTATGAATCCTGCAAGGGTCTTGTCGAAAAGAGGGAATAAACCACAGGTGGTAGTTTTATAGGGTCGTATAAAGTGCCCACCAGATGTCACAAGAGAGATGGGATTGGTTAGTCAGACAACTTCAAATATAATGGAGCTGTCCTAAGTGGTAGCTAAGATTCATTCAATTATGGGGTAAAGCAGCGTTCATCTCCTGTGGGTTTGCAGGGCGTGGTAAGGATTTTGCAGAATGCAGTCTTACATGGGCTTCCAGCGGtgcactggttaaaaaaaaaaaaaaaaaaaaaaaacacctacaaagcaggagatgcaagagatgcagctttgatccctgggtcaagaagatgtcCTGGAAGAGGAATTGGAAACCCAGTCCAGTcatctttcctgaagaatcccatgaacagaagagtctggtgggctatagagtccatgaggtggcaaagagtcagacacgatttctCAAGTGAACACATAGACACATACAAcaaaactgaacagaactgactcAAGAAAGAGCACTCATGCTCGTGACAGAGCACCAGGTCTCTGGTGTCTGACTCACGGCTGCTAttgcccagccccagccctgaaAGCAGTGGCCTTTCTGCTGGTGCAGGTACGGAGTCATCTGCCGCTCTGCAGAAATGTCCCTCACGAGGGGTGTTTGAAAATAATAGTCATCCATTGGTGCCTACTGATGGGGAAAAAGGGGCACTGTGGATACCCACAATGGTCATGCCACTGGACAAGACGAGGGACCAGAAAAGTGGctaagggagatgggagagacgAGGAAGTCCTAGAACACTCTGGAGACCTTGGGTAGACTCCTGGGGATGGGGAAGGCTGCGTGCCCCTGAAATGCTGCAAGAGTGACAGGAAAGACAGAACAGAGCCCTGCTCACCCAGGGCTCACTGTGAACTGCGCACACTTTGAATGTCTGTTACACGCATATGAAGGACTCCAAGAGCAAGACATTGGAGCCTGATCACTTGAATTGTTCTAAGAGAACAGACCAGTAGTGGATGAAGAATAACCTATTCTCCCCTTCTTGGATCACTGTCTTGGCGGTGAGGGGGCTGGCATAACTCAGTGAAGTGGTGAGCCATTTCATGCAGGGCCACCCATACACGAGCATAGTGGAGAGTCTTGACagaacgtgatccactggaggaaggagagggaaaccactccattattcttgtcatGAGAACtccaagaactgtacaaaaaggctAAACTATATGACATTGCAAGCTGAGACAACACCCCCTCCAGTTtgggaaggtgtccaatatgctactggggaagagtggaggataGCTACTAATAGCCTCAGAAACAATGAAGCTATGCTCACTTAGGGCTGACCCCTGGGAAGCCagcctttaaaatgaaaattagaactaaaaaagaaaacaaaactgagcaGAGAGATTTCCCTAGGTTTCCAGTGGtgcagaacccacctgccaatgcaggggacacacactgaacccctgatccaggaagatcccacgtgcctaggggcaactaaacccacaaaccacaactactgagcctgcgctctagagtcTGCAAGCGACAAGTGAGCCACGGAACTGAGACGCTCTCAAACCTCAAGTAGAGAAAAGCTGAgccagcagcaaagacccagtgtgtGTTTGAAAAAGAACCTAACTGGAGGTTAAAAGAAGTGTGCCCATAGAGACACAACACcagtaaactttttaaaattctaagtgAAGCAGTTGCAGTTTGAATAATGAAAGCAACATGAGGAACCAGGCAGGACAGGACATTcgaaccattaaaaaaattttatcttaataattattttcaaggAAGTTTGTCCAGCTGACAATATATCAAATCCTGCAGAAGAGGGATTTATGGCACACGGACTGAGTTTAATCAGTGTGGGTCAACAAACTCTTAAAATTTGCAGGGACTTACAGAGCAGAAAGGCTTACTCAAAGAGTAAATGCTACTtgcaaccaggctcctctgtgcatggagttctccaggcaagaatactgcaatgggttgccattcccttttctagggatcttcttgattcagggattgaatccaagtctcctgcactgcaggcagatgatttaccatctgagccaccagggaagctctaaataAGATACACATGAATAAACACATCTGTCTCATCACCTCCTTaccatgtgtgtgtctgtgtgtgtatctgtgtgtctgtgtgtgtgtgtgtgtgatgcataCACCTAAAAGCTATGCTCTTAGCAGCTGACAAGTATATGTACAATACTATTAATaatagtcaccatgctgttcaTTGCATCTTCTTTAAGTCACAAGAGATCTTCAGGTAATTATAACTAAACGAGaataaggacacacacacacacacaaaacagtacTTCAGTCATTTAAAGCCTTATGTTTCAACTGAGTACTGCTCATGTTGAGAACTTTGCAGCCAGCATTTACTCAATGAGTATTTGTTTTGGCTCCAAAATGTAGCAAATCTAACATCTTGCTATTCCAGATATGCTTTACGAAAATCAGCAGAAATATAAAATTCTCTAATGATCTATAAGTTGATAAGGAATTCTATTTTCACAAGCTTTTGAATTGTAAACACTTTACGCCTCTGACAAGCAACTGTTGAAGGCTACTTATATGACCTTCATGTTCTAATTGTCTTTAATACTGTCCCAAACAGAAATCTAAAACGGGAGAAGAAAagccaaaacagaaacacatttgTTCATGGGGAAGTAACAGGAATATACAGACAAATGGATTTGGGATAAAGTTAAAAAGGATATTCAGTGGAAAATAATAATCTTATAAAGAAAAGTTACAGGACAAATTAGAAATCCATATGTccgcccccccaaaaaacaagCTTCAAGCCATTCATTGCTCCATGTTTTACAACTAACGCGGAGAGTCTCAGAGACCTATATGTAAGACGAAAAGCAAGAAATACTCTACTGATAAAATACAGGTGCATACTCTGTGAGCAAAGATTAGATGGTTACTGATTAGAATATACACCAAGCAGGATCCTTCAGTGGGAACAGCATGTCAGTAACTAGGCTGTGATCTAAATATCTGCATCTTTGAGGGACATCCTTAACAAAGCACAAGAGAAGCCTCAGACAGGGGGAAAATATCAGCACACCTCTGTCTGTAAAgagggtctttcctggtggctcagagagtaaacgATCTTCTGGcccaatggaggagacctgggttcaatccctgggtcagtacaatctcctggagaaagaaatggcaacccactaaagtattcctgcctggaaaattccatgggcagaggagcctggaaggctacatacCATGtagtcagaaagagttggacactattgagcaactcactttatttttatcCGAAAAGGAACTGGTATGCAGAATATATTAAAAGTCTACAAacttcataaaaaaaataaataattcactcAGTAATGAACAAAGGACTTGGACAGACaccaaagaaaacagacaaatggCAATCCCACCTCTTCATGCATTCAGGAAATGGAAATTACAACTGTAACTGGGTAGTGTCACACACTAATTATAATGTCCTGGCAAGGATGGAGCAATGGAAATTCTCAACTACTGTTGGCAGGACTCAAAAATCAGAAGGCAGCGAGATCCAGCAGTTCCACCCGTAAACGTCTACCTAGGAGATAAGAGGGCTCAGATCCATACAGAGATTTGTGTATGAACATGTGTCCACGAACATCTGAATGGACAAAACTGGGATATATCCTGAAGATACTATGGGGACAGAGTctacaaaaaatatatagatgttTATTCAAACAAATGTGCTAAATGAAACCCGTGAGAAACACACACaggttcaattttttaaaaaatctaaagaatGCCAATGAATCTATCGTGCTAGAAAACTGAGGAATGGGTTCCCAAGTCTAGGGTGTGGAGGCAGCTGAGAGGGACAGGAGGAAGGGAGACCGAGAAGCCAAAGGATATCGTTTTGAACTTACATGTAGTTTCAGGAGCTGTATATAAGGCAGAAATCTCATACACTGCAGGGACACTAGGATATACCCTCAAGGCCAAATCAAATTGTAGAGAGGAATCTGGGAGGGATCTTTGAGTAGGGAAGAAGATGAGAATTTGCtcttattcaaaatatttcagtacatctaaaaatatatcaatataaagaAGCCAaggtgatggtaatgatggtttagtcactaaacatGTCCCAACtcttgagaccacatggactgaagcCATGGAATACCACACAACCATGAAACGGTGAAGTCTGTAGCAACATGGACAGACTTCCAAACATGaggctaagtaaaataagttagATGAACAAGGACAAACACTGTATTATATCACTTAacgtgttggtcgctcagtcctatcctactctttgcgaccccatggactgtagaccaccaggctcctctgtccacgggattctccaggcgagaatactggagtgggttgacgtttccttctccagttatatCACTTactgtggaatcttaaaaaacaaaacaaactattGTATATAACAAAATAGGGGAAACTCATAGATACAGGGAGAaagcaatggcgacccactccagtactcttgcctggaaaatcccatggacggcagagcctggtaggctgcagcccatggggtcttgaagagtcagacacgactgagcgacttccctttcactt
Protein-coding sequences here:
- the LOC122434990 gene encoding allergen Bos d 2-like, with protein sequence MKTVFLTLLLGLVCAAQEAPAELEPSQITGDWRSILTAADNKEKIEEGGLLRAYVRQFDCSDRCSSLSIKFYAKFQGECTLINVVAQKKGDVYHVGYMGANFFELLPISDSALAIYGENFDGVKTTKVTHLLAKGDGVTQEEIQQYEELNKERGIPTENSEDLTETDDCPQ